The Deltaproteobacteria bacterium DNA segment GGACGCTGGTTCCGGACCAGCAGGGGCAGTGCCAGTCGGTTTAAATCCATTACTGCCTGAAAAGGGCCGAGATTCCGCGGCTCTGAATGTTGAAACTCATTAGAGATATCCGCTCGCAATTCAAGACCGAGCTCTTTAAGATGAACCAGGCCTGGAAGAACCAGGGGATACTCAAAAGAGACATCAGCCTCACGTGGAGGCGTGCCTAAAAAAAGATATTCCCCTTGGACCCAGGCTCGAAGCCCTGCTGGAAGATCCAGACCCCGGTCCGTGCCTGAAGATGCCAGTTCCAAAACGTCCTCCACATGAGCCATTGTCAGGGCCTGAGTCTGCCCGGTTAAACACCGCACCCCTTCTCGAACCAGGCGACGCCCCAACGCCCGGTTTAAACCGGTCAGCTGTCCGGCCAGCAGCCGAATTGCCTCTTCCCCCTTCTCCCAACCCACACCTGGTTTTAACCCGACCAGGATTTCCTCCCAGGCCGATTCTTCTGCTTGAATAAGCCGGGCCGTTCGGACTAACGCGGCTTTAACGGCCGGATTATAATCCTGAGCCATACGGGGGAGAAGATCGTGACGAACCCGGTTCCGGGTAAAGCTCAAGCTCCTGTTACTGCTGTCCTCAACCCAGCTCAGGCCTTTGGCCTTTAGATAATCCAGAAGCTCTTCCTTCCAAAAAGTCAATAATGGCCGCAGGATATGTCCCTGCCGGACTGGAGGGATACCAGCCAGGCCCTGAGGACCAGCGCCTCGCATCAGGTTCAGGAGAAGGACCTCTGCGTTGTCATCGGCCGTGTGGCCGGTGGCGATATAATCTGCATTCCGCTCATGCCGAACCCGCTCCAGGAAGCGGTAACGGGCTTTACGCGCCGCCTCTTCCACAGAAAGCGATTCGGCCCGGGCCAGAGCCTGGCAGTCTGCCTTGGCCCAGATGAAAGGCGCGTCCAGCTCCTGAGCCATGCTTTCAGCTGCTTTTCGGTCCCTCTGGCTTTCGGAACCTCTGAGGCCATGGTCCAGATGAGCCGTGATCAATTCAATACCGAGCGCACCTGATACGGCCCGCAAGAGAGTTAGCAGGGCGGTTGAATCTGCACCCCCAGAGAATGCCACCACCAGCCTTTGACCTGGCTGAGGTTTAACCAGGGCCAAAAAAGCTTCGCAAAAACGAGCCTCCAGGGCTTGAGTAATGGTATCTTCCTTTGAACTAACCGGGCTCATATTTATAAACTATATTTGTTTCAAGCGGTTAAGACAAGAGATTTAATAAGTGTATTTGCTTTTAGCCTGACGGGGTGATAAAATAAAGTTCACAGTTTGAAAAAGAAATTTGGGATTCAATATAAAGAACGACCCAAAGGAGCTTTAAATTCAATGAGTCCTGAAAATTTACAGAGCGATCTGAGTATCGCGGCTGAAGAAGCATATTCTGACGGCGAAATCATCTTTCAAGAAGGCAGTTCCGGGGACTGGATTTACACCATCCTCTCTGGCAAGGTGGAAATATATAAAGTCATCGGTGGCAAGAAGATCGTGGTTGATATTCTCCAACCTGGTGATATCTTTGGTGAAGTCAGCTTCGTTGACAGGAAGCCCCGCTCTGCCTCGGCCAAAGCCGCGGGCGAGGTCAAATTGGGAGTCTATGACCGGGATTTTCTGATTCAGGAATACAACAAGCTGCCCAGCGACTTTCGACGTGTTTTTGACTTTATGGCCCGACGTTTGCGCAAAATGACCAACGTGGCCGCTAATCTGGCCGGTCGGAAAACAGAACGGGTGGAGCAGACAATCGAGGTTCATTACAAGAGCGCCGATGAATTTTATAAAGCCTACTCAAAAAACATCGGCGGTGGCGGCCTCTTCCTCAAGATCAATAACCTGCTGCAAGTTGGAACCGAGGTGAATCTCAAATTTACCCTGCCAGGGGATGATCTGCCTTTCAATACTGCCGGTAAGGTTGTTTGGCTGAAAGAGACTGAGGAAAAAGGGATGGGCATCCAATTTACTAACCTCAGCACCCAGGATCAGATTCGGCTAAACGCTTTCCTGCGCCAGCACATCAAAGATTAGTCCTGATGAGTGAACCGCTCATATGTCCTCATTGTCAGGGTATGGTCCAGCGCTATCGCAGCCCAGCCCTGACAGTGGATATTATCATCGAGATCGAGGGTCAAGGCATTGTGCTTATCGAACGCTTGAACCCGCCCTTGGGCTGGGCTCTGCCTGGCGGATATGTTGATTATGGGGAAACGCTGGAGCAGGCGGCCTGCCGGGAGGCCCTGGAAGAAACCAGTCTCGAGGTGGAGGAGCTTCGTCAATTTCGGGCCTACTCAGATCCGAACCGTGATCCGAGGCAGCATTCTGTGACCCATGTTTTTTTAGCCAAGGCTCGAGGCATCCCCAGAGGCAGAGATGACGCTCGCCGGGCCGAGGTTTTCTGGGCCACGAGGCTGCCAGCGCCCCTGGCGTTTGACCATGCAAAAATCATTAATGATTATTTTGAGTTTACGGCCTCGAAAGGCTGCGAGCTGGCTTCAAAAGGGGGAGAATGATGATGGAGGAGAAAATTAATCCAGAGGAGCAGAAGCTCCTTCTCAAACTGGCCAGATCATTCATTGAAGGCAGGCTTAAGGGTGGCGTAACGCCTCCGGAAATTCAGCCCATACCACCCTTCTCCACACCTTGCGGCGCCTTTGTCACCCTACGCAAGGCCGGTCAACTCCGGGGCTGCATTGGGACCTTCTCGGCGCAAAATTCCCTAAGTAAAACTGTCGAGGAGATGGCCCTGGCCGCGGCGTTTCAGGATCCGCGGTTCCCGCCGCTCAGGCCGGATGAACTCCAGGAGATTGATCTGGAAATCTCAGCTCTGTCACCCATGCGTGAGGTGGAAAGCGTTGATGAGATCGAGGTCGGCCGCGACGGGATTTACATTACCCAGGGGCCTTACAGCGGGGTGCTCCTCCCTCAGGTCGCCACGGAAAATAACTGGGACAAACAGACTTTTTTAGAACAAACCTGTTTGAAAGCCGGTCTGGACCGAGATTGCTGGCGCTCAAAGGAGACGCAGATATTTATTTTTTCAGCCCAGGTTTTTGGTGAATAAAGTCTTGGGTCCATCGTTTCTGTTTGACGGAAACGAGGTGATGTTTAATTTTTAGTTTTTGTTTTGTTTGAATTTTTCTTTCAAACGCGCGTTAACGACTTCAGGCACCAGGCCTTCAATGTTGCCGCCAAAAGAGGCCGCTTCTTTTATAATGGCCGAGCTGATATAAAACCATCTGTAATCGGTCATCATAAAGATTGACTGGATGTCCCGATTAAGGCGCCGGTTCATCAGAGCCAATTGAAACTCGAACTCGAAGTCAGACAGGGCCCTGATTCCCCGCAAGATAATGTTTGAACCCCGACTTTTGACATAATCAACAGTCAGCCCTTCAAAGGTGTCCACTTCAACGTGGTTATCATTATTTAAGGCTTCACGGATCATTTCCACCCGTTCGTTGACACTGAAAAGCGCATCCTTCCCAGGATTGACGGCCACGGCGATGATGATTTTATCGAAGATCTGAAGGCTTCTGCGTATCAGGCTCAAGTGTCCGTTTGTGATGGGGTCAAAAGAACCTGGGTAGATTGCAGTTTTTGACATGCTGTTCCTCCTTATGAAATATGTACAACTCTAAACACAACCCGACTTTATCCCGGGTTAATCATCCACCTAAGAACCCTTATAAACAAAAAAAACAACTTTGGTTTGACCATATATTCGCTCCTCGGTCAAGGACCAATTTTTACTGATCTGACTCAGGTCTTCCTTGCGCCAGTATTCGGCCACCACCAGGGTATCGGGGGAGGCGAGCCTGAACCGAACCATCATGCTCAAGGCTCGCTGGATCAAATCCTCGCAGTATGGTGGGTCCATAAAAACCAGGTCAAATTGTTTGGCTTCATTTTTAAGAGGTCCCGGCCCTCGATTAAGGTCAATCTTCAGGATCCGTGTTGATTCTTTCAACCCCAATGCGTCAATATTGCGGTTAATAGCGGCCAGAGCTTCGGGCCGTTTGTCCACAAAGACCGCCCTGATCGCGCCCCGGCTCATAGCCTCAAGGCCTAGAGCGCCTGTTCCGGCAAAAAGATCCAGGACTTTGCGTCCTTCCACCCCAGGGCCCAGGATATTAAAGATCGCTTCCCGGACGCGGTCAGCCGTGGGCCTGACGGCCAGCCCGCGCGGAACGATGAGGCGGCGTCCCCGGTACTTTCCCCCGATTATGCGCATGGGCTCCTTAACAAGAGAAAGCGTCTCAATTTTTCATTTCGAGTCTGGAACTGAGACTGCCAGCGGTGCTGCCTTATTTTTTCATTTCAGGAAGATGTATCTCTGAGTCAAGGCGCCCGCTCAAGACAGGCCGCTGATTACCTTGGAGGCGGTTCCCACGGCCCTAAAGGCTTCGATATATTCTCTGGCCGTCTGAAAGGCCTTCTCGACAATCTGGCTTTTAGCCTCCTGTGGAATTGAATCAATCTTGTTTTTAAAGGGCTTGGTAGCCTCTTTGATGTTCTTGCCAGCCTCAGCCGCCCATTCTTTCATTTCAGTCATTAAATCGGGTGGCAGGAATTCATAAACGACATTCTGCCAGTGGGTGCCTACATTACCCTTGCGAATGCCATAGTCGGCAAAACGGCCCACCAAATGCAGCGGGGTGCCTGTGATACCGTGCTGAGCGATGACGTAACCATATTCTTTAATCGCTTCGTAGATCTCAGCTGTCCGGTTCAGGTCAATGGATACCGGTTCGCCGTCAAGGTAGTTCCCGTGTTTGGAACCGTTGTTAATAGCCAGCAGATTGGCTGAGATATTGTTCGCCTTCAATCCGGAAACGAATTCAACCGCTTCGTCAACCGAGGTAACGGTCCCCTCGGAACCGGCCGACTTGATTTCACCCACTTCCACTTCCAGTCCGAGGCCAGCCTCCAGGATGGGCTGTGCCAGTGAGCTAGTGATGCGAATATTATCCGGGATTTCATTGAAGGAGGCGTCAATGGCATAGCTGCTGTAACCGGCCTCCAACTCGGCTTTGATCAAGGCCCGGGCCGCTGCTATTTCCTCCTCGCTGGTGTTCTTAACCGTGATATGGTCTCCATGAATGAAAAAAGGCCGGGTGAAATTACCGGCTTCAGCAT contains these protein-coding regions:
- the amrA gene encoding AmmeMemoRadiSam system protein A yields the protein MEEKINPEEQKLLLKLARSFIEGRLKGGVTPPEIQPIPPFSTPCGAFVTLRKAGQLRGCIGTFSAQNSLSKTVEEMALAAAFQDPRFPPLRPDELQEIDLEISALSPMREVESVDEIEVGRDGIYITQGPYSGVLLPQVATENNWDKQTFLEQTCLKAGLDRDCWRSKETQIFIFSAQVFGE
- a CDS encoding class II fructose-bisphosphate aldolase, with translation MPLTVPESLLAKRPLNVLDKLGPSSRVCLLNSRDILNVLREEKVIIMACNTRIRHAIPGIMRAAEELDAVVAFELAKSEGHIDGGYTGQTPQIYFETIVEYAEAGNFTRPFFIHGDHITVKNTSEEEIAAARALIKAELEAGYSSYAIDASFNEIPDNIRITSSLAQPILEAGLGLEVEVGEIKSAGSEGTVTSVDEAVEFVSGLKANNISANLLAINNGSKHGNYLDGEPVSIDLNRTAEIYEAIKEYGYVIAQHGITGTPLHLVGRFADYGIRKGNVGTHWQNVVYEFLPPDLMTEMKEWAAEAGKNIKEATKPFKNKIDSIPQEAKSQIVEKAFQTAREYIEAFRAVGTASKVISGLS
- the coaD gene encoding pantetheine-phosphate adenylyltransferase, whose product is MSKTAIYPGSFDPITNGHLSLIRRSLQIFDKIIIAVAVNPGKDALFSVNERVEMIREALNNDNHVEVDTFEGLTVDYVKSRGSNIILRGIRALSDFEFEFQLALMNRRLNRDIQSIFMMTDYRWFYISSAIIKEAASFGGNIEGLVPEVVNARLKEKFKQNKN
- the tilS gene encoding tRNA lysidine(34) synthetase TilS — encoded protein: MSPVSSKEDTITQALEARFCEAFLALVKPQPGQRLVVAFSGGADSTALLTLLRAVSGALGIELITAHLDHGLRGSESQRDRKAAESMAQELDAPFIWAKADCQALARAESLSVEEAARKARYRFLERVRHERNADYIATGHTADDNAEVLLLNLMRGAGPQGLAGIPPVRQGHILRPLLTFWKEELLDYLKAKGLSWVEDSSNRSLSFTRNRVRHDLLPRMAQDYNPAVKAALVRTARLIQAEESAWEEILVGLKPGVGWEKGEEAIRLLAGQLTGLNRALGRRLVREGVRCLTGQTQALTMAHVEDVLELASSGTDRGLDLPAGLRAWVQGEYLFLGTPPREADVSFEYPLVLPGLVHLKELGLELRADISNEFQHSEPRNLGPFQAVMDLNRLALPLLVRNQRPGDRFQPLGMKGRKKLHDFFIDAKVPARLRPRTPLVLDQEGIVWVGGLRIAERVRAGTETRQAVVLTLKKAALT
- a CDS encoding TIGR02266 family protein, producing MSPENLQSDLSIAAEEAYSDGEIIFQEGSSGDWIYTILSGKVEIYKVIGGKKIVVDILQPGDIFGEVSFVDRKPRSASAKAAGEVKLGVYDRDFLIQEYNKLPSDFRRVFDFMARRLRKMTNVAANLAGRKTERVEQTIEVHYKSADEFYKAYSKNIGGGGLFLKINNLLQVGTEVNLKFTLPGDDLPFNTAGKVVWLKETEEKGMGIQFTNLSTQDQIRLNAFLRQHIKD
- a CDS encoding NUDIX hydrolase; translation: MSEPLICPHCQGMVQRYRSPALTVDIIIEIEGQGIVLIERLNPPLGWALPGGYVDYGETLEQAACREALEETSLEVEELRQFRAYSDPNRDPRQHSVTHVFLAKARGIPRGRDDARRAEVFWATRLPAPLAFDHAKIINDYFEFTASKGCELASKGGE
- the rsmD gene encoding 16S rRNA (guanine(966)-N(2))-methyltransferase RsmD; this encodes MRIIGGKYRGRRLIVPRGLAVRPTADRVREAIFNILGPGVEGRKVLDLFAGTGALGLEAMSRGAIRAVFVDKRPEALAAINRNIDALGLKESTRILKIDLNRGPGPLKNEAKQFDLVFMDPPYCEDLIQRALSMMVRFRLASPDTLVVAEYWRKEDLSQISKNWSLTEERIYGQTKVVFFVYKGS